The following nucleotide sequence is from Chelonia mydas isolate rCheMyd1 chromosome 5, rCheMyd1.pri.v2, whole genome shotgun sequence.
TCTTCCTGATCCCAACAACCAAgcattttttcttcagaaaacgtgagcttttgtaatttttttttttgggggggggggggggggtaaatctTTGAAAACAAAGATGTATCTTTAAAGACACATAACTGATGATAAATGCTAACTTTTTAATAATGCCCACTATGTAAAGGTTTTATTGCCACTTGTTTGATGATCTGTAACCACCCCAAACTCTTGCCAATAATACCTTCATATCACATCATCCTGTACATAGAAAAATATAATACATTGCATATAAATGGTAAAACACTAGGGAGAATATTTACAAAAGAGCAGGCAAATGTGTAGCCATGTGTAACTCCAATGCTAAACCTCCGCATGAATTTTCCTCATTCAAACTTAAGAAATAATAGGGCTTTTTAGCTATAAAGATATTGTTTATTCCATGCCTCCCCAGCACGCTTACACACAATGCCTTTTTGTGTGCACACTGTGTTAAGATTCTCCGTTTGCTGTATAATGTGATACATGAGGAATGAAAGGAGATCCATGAGCTGAAATGGAATGTAACGAGGCAAAACACTTGAAATACTGCAAATACTTTACAAGTGACTTATTTGCATCACATAGGGTGGAGATCAAGGTTTCCTtaagaacagaacaaaaaaagtaTGCAGAACTTCCGAAATGTCAGTTTTGCACTAATTCAGCATTTGCCTAACACATTCTACTACTACAGTAGCAGGAAGGTTCATGACCTTGCTTGctgagaaatgaaaaatactcCATTGACCTAATCCAGCGTTCTGCTTACAGAGATACCCTGTTAAGCAGAATTAATTAACAAGAAGGATAATAACTGTtagattttttaaagaaaaattccacATATATGAAAATATAGCCACCTTGTGGCTACATTGCAGTACAGCCACACCTTACTACTACTAAATCTTACTTAAATGCATAGATAAACGGGACCAGCAGAGtaaggatttttattttctctaaCCTGAATCCCCCTGATTTTTGCAAAAATGCTGCTtaaaacatgcttaactttaaaagttTCTGTTTAAGACACAATGAAGTAAATGGGTTTCAAATGTGTGCTTAATGTTTACCATGTACTCAAGAGCTGTCATGAATAGGGACAAACTTAAGCCCATATTTGTGAGCTTTTCTGAATCAGAGCTCTCATCTGTTAGCTATTCTCTGACAGGGTTTCTCTTTCTGATTGTTCAACTGGACTAAAAGTCCTAGCAATTCCCTTGTAATTGTTTAGAATACTTATGGTTTTAAGTTACAGAGTGAAATTAAAGACTATCGTTTCTCGTATTAATAAAACTTTTCAAATCTGTTATGTTCATGCAAATATTGCAGAATGATACAGAAgttcaaaaaaaggaaaatccAATAGCCCtcatccctttaaaaacaaaacatcacccacacacaaacactaagggggggaaaaaaacctgcttTGTTCACCACCCTGATACCAATCATAAACACTGTGGTTTAAAGAGGGAATGTTGAGGAGGCCTCAGAAGTGAGGGAATTGGAGTAGAAGGAATCACTTTACATTTGAGTGAGTAAGTTTGACACTTTGTTGTGTTTGGCAAAAAGTCCCATTACAAGACTAAAATGTAACTTCAATATCCATCTGGAGACCACCAAGAGCATAATACTAACTTCCATAAGGGCCCTCTGTTGCTAATGGATGCCCATAAAGGGATCTGATACctttaacatttttgttctgcTTAGTTACTGATTTAGCTGTTCTTTTAAGAGCTTTGTTACACCCCAATCTTGCAAGCTTGCTcatgtgcttagctttatgcACTGTGAGGAATAAACAGTGTGTAAAGTTATAACATGAactagtgtttgcaggatcaggaccttattcTGTAGTAGGCAACATGACCAAATCTATTGCTTGAAATGCAAAAGTTTCTTGCAAGAAAGGTTATCCTCTAAATAAGGTCTTGCAACAAGGTCAACAAAGTGGTTTTCAGGGAATTTTCATTCAAGTTTGTACATTTACTTCTTATCTCTAAAAAGGTATAAATTAAGCCAGGgctattgtatttaaaaatacatagatTACTACAAGCAGGTTAAAATTCAACAGCTAGCAATACAAGATTCCCAGATCAGCAAGCACAGCCTGGCTGGAACCTCGAATTTAGCAAGTTAAGCACTGCCTTGGAACTCCCAGCTGATGATAACAGTCAGCACTAAGCCAGGCTGTCAGTTCAAGAAAAATCTTTATAATCCACTTTTCCCCCATCTATTTTAGGCATTCATCTTGGTTTAAAGTGATTGGTTGGAATAAATCAGATTCTCCAACTTTGTATAGTGTGCACAGAACTATCAGAAATGCAGTAGTTTTATATTAAGAACAGGGTATGTAAGCACAGTAAAGGGTCAAGAGTGACGAGCGAAACCACAGTCATGAATACAAGAACCATGGGTTTGGTGTAGGCAGGCTGCCCAATTGAGTAGATAGCATCTTATCTATGTTCTGGATGACTGACCTATTTCAGGATTAGATTGAAAagttgtgttatttatttatgttttaaaataaaggtacATTTTGGGTCTGCCAATCAACTTCATGTGTTCCTATGAAGCCTGGTCTtaacaatcatttaaaaaaaaatcagtgtgctgtgctgctgggtCTCAATTCTGTCAAAGGATAGTTCTTCAAAGCAATTATACACAAGGAAAGAGAAATCAAGAAGTAGTCTTGGTGGACACCTTTCCCCTGGGTGTATTACTAGATTACAGTTAATACCTGCTGTGTTGACGTCTGAAGAACCCCACCAGTGGGTAATTATCCTCCCCTGCGGGAGTTTACTGTGTAATACTTGATGCCTTCTTCGAGAAAATTGCCAAATTGTCAGGACTCAGCATGGTGTAAAAGCCTAATATCTATGGTGCACTGTAGTGTGGATGGATGCCCGCAGTGGGTAAATGCCATCACCGTGAAGCGCAACATTGCTAAAACTGATTAGTAtaaattatgatattttctctttttttcttctgtgaaaagGTTTATGGATGATGCTAAAATACGGTAATCTCTACAGTACTCAATCTGTCTACACAACACTCAAATACCATTCATACTCAGGATTAAATGcaaacatgttttaaatgttataatttgtaaattgcactgtGCTATACTAGGGCTGATGCACTATGTAAATATCTaacattatcctccttcaaatccctcctttaaAAAACTCTTCTCTGGTGTGATGCCTACAATACACTTGCAGCTCATTTACTGTTAGATAGCTGATATGCCGTGACCACCATTTTTCAAGATGTTCAATATAATTTTATTATCTGtactcccactccccacccatgTATGTTTGTTTTAGTCACCAGTCATCtactcttcagggcaggactgTCTCCTATGTTTTTACAGTGTCTAGGACAAGGGGGCTCCGGCCTGCAGGCACAGTTGTAATATAGATAATAATCCTCTCACATTTATGTAAATCTGGAATTATACCACTGAAGCGAATCGAGCCACACCAATGTGAAATAGGGATGAGAAGAAACCATCCTTTATTCTTTACAAGATAGAATGGTTGGTTAAATGCTATCTATGGTTACTAGGAGAAAAAAATAGACCAATTCTACAATCTTCAATTCCACAAGTTCTTTGGGAACTATAGAAAGTAAGCAGGCTTTGGGTGTTTCAGAATATTATCTTTAATTCATAATTAACAGCCACACCCAACAAACCTACAGTAATAGACAGTAGTAGCTCCAGTCTCTCTAGTAATACTGTGAGGAgctggaaatagctcaccttaagtgatcactctcgttacagtgtgtatggtaacatgcattgtttcatgttctctatgtatataaatctccccactgtattttccactgaatgcatccaatgaagtgagctgtagcccacaaaagcttatgcccaaataaatctgttagtctctaaggtgccacaagtactccttttctttttgtgaatacagactaacatggctgctactctgaaaactgtgagGAGTGGTTCTATTTTGGATCATTGTATAatacaatattattatttttattaggacttttaaaaaaatctgcatacATTTTCTGAGGGAAATTCATATCTCCTATTAGAAATGTCAGATACTTAGTCAATTCCCTAAAGCATAGTAAGTGGGTGAAACTCTGTTCTCTTACACCTATGCTATctccacttacttcagtgggagctgcagagataCAACAAAGAGCAGAATTACtctcaatgggcctgatcctcaggaATAGCTCAGAGGTGCTAGGCACAGAATCCGAGGGATGGTGCAAAAATAATCTGAAGCTGCTTTTATGGTCCCTCAATCCTGAAGCCTGCCAAAGGCCAGTGCCTCAAGACTGCTCTGACTTATGCTGCTTAGTAACTGCATCCAAGTTGCCATTACTCCTGCCAGGGAATGTTAAAACACAGCAGTGCTCCATCCATACACCCTTCACCACCATGTGTCCCATGTCAAGGCCAAGAGGAGGCAGTGGCACAGATCCAGCTATAAGGCCCTGCGCCACTCAGGGATTCCTCTTAGACAAAAGGAATCATCAGCCAGACTCTTAGGTGAGTTTAAGGTCTGCTTTGTACTACCAGGACAGCACAATGCAAACTTAGCAAGAGCCAGGATCTGATCCCATATGTATAAACAATTGTCACAGTATCCAATCTATCTTCAGAgcctatcaccatggtatctaagcaTCACAACTGGCTTCTAGTACATAACATATATTTCCAGGTTTACACATATCTATCTCTAGTGTCTGTGTTATTATAGTCCTATAAAATAATGTCAAGTTaaaaatgaagattttaaaattataaagatGAAAGTATGCAGAACTTACCCTAAGTATTTTGTTTGTACTTATAACAGGAGCTTCATCATTTACCGACGTAACAGTCACAAATATAGTTTGGGGCAAACTTTGTTTCCACAGTTCTGTGTTATTTGCTATGACAGTAAAATTGTCAGTCAGCCCCTCACTATCATCATGAATATAGTAGATTAATTCTTGCTCTACCTGAAAAATAAATGGActgaaaattaaagaaattaaaacaaaaactgttttgaaattttaaacaaaaagcatTCAACCATTCCAGCTCTGCAATAATTCTCTTTCAGCCTTCACGATCCCATTCTTCTCCCTCTGATGCACACTCTTCTATCTCTAGTATATCAGATTGCATATGAGCATTTGGTTATTCTGAAACAACCTCAGATATAGAGAGGCACGTATGCAACTGTATCAGAAGGTCAGAGACAAACCAATAAATCCCAGAGAACTCATATAAAAATAGCTAAAGCACAGTTAAGAGggttcacttttgaaaatcagttaAGTGTTTCAGTTTTATATAGAAGAGGCAAAATGACTTAAGACATCACTATCTGCAGTTCAAAGTCAAATTTCTGTTTTTGAgccataaaaattaaaaatctcataTTCATTAACATTTGTCAAAGGTTAGCACATTTCAGTTTATGCATTTTGAAACAAGTTAAATATTGAAACCTTCAAATTAGAGAGTTTTCATTCAGATGTAAAGTAACCCTCAACTACGTTGGCAGTATAAGATACCTGTCAGGCTTCTACTCATTTTGAATTGTTGACTTATTACATCCTATGCCATTTAAGACAATTTCCCATATTCAGGAATCTGAAAAGTAGTATAAAATCATACATATTCATGTCTGGGCAGGAGTTATCCCACTGGAATATGACATATCAAAATAATACATAATGTAgatctttattttcaaataagcaTATTAAGCAATATATATGTTTTTATGTGCATCAAACACCCATAACTCTGGTGTAGATTTTTGAAAGGGGAAAATACTTTGATGCAACATACTGAAGGTTTGCAAACAATTATTATTTGAAGCTGGTGAATCACAAAACATCTTGCCAtaacccctgctcctgccccatgccaAGGGActgggtggattctccatcacttgaagtctttaaataaaaattggatgtctttcttaaaaacatgctctagctcaaccacaagtaCGGGTTTGATGTAGGAATTACTTGATGAAATAATGTGCTCACTGTTATGCAGGAGACCAGACTAGAACATCATAATGGTctgttctggccttaaaaatagaTGATTTTGAGACCCTCACTGGCTTTCTCACCTTTTTCATAGCCCTTTAAGGCTACACGAAACTTATTAGCACTTGTATCTTATCATGGAGACTCCACTTTCTCTGCTCCACCAACAACGCTGATATTTGTCCACTTCCCCACTAAGCACATCCAAGGTTTCTTCCTTGCCACTAGTTTGACATTCACTCAGAACTCGACTGGAAAACAATGTCCTCCCCCTCAACCCTGCTACTTCTACCATGACTTTTGCAGGAAACTGCCAACTAGTAATGGCTAAATAGGGCCTATTAGGGAATTGTGACATATCTTATTTGTATCTTGTAGCTGCAGGCATATAAAAACATATGTGTACCTGTCATTGTTTCCCTCATTCTCCCGTCTCCATTTCATCTTGTCTTAGACAGTAATCTCCTCAGGTAAAGGACTGTCCTTTATTgagtttgtatagtgcctagcacacctGACATGCAGGTATGACTGCAATACATATAAtaatcagcattttaaaaatactcaaacaaaaaaaaggacTGACATTTAGATCAAGCTTACCACAGTCACATTACCTGTTTTTTGGTAAATTTGGTTAACTTCACTCCAGGAAAGCGAAAGTTTCCAACGTGCCCATTCTTTGGTGGCTCAACTAAAATAAATTCACAATTGAGTCCTGTGAAATGCTGATTAGAAATTTTTAGATAGTCTTCCACCAGAGCTTTAGAACCACCTTCTATTACTGTAAAGTTCTGCACTTCTAATGGAATCAGCTTTGGGATGACATCTACAGAGATTTCTATTCCACTGACCACTCGGATGCCATTGGTCACATCCAACGAAAAATGGTCTTGCAGCTGGTCAGAAACTGTCTGCACATACTGAATGTTGCCATCATCAATATCTTGCTGGGTAAAGGTCAAAACTGGCTTTTGTTCTGCACCAAGGTAACCTTCTTCTGATGCAAACTTCCGAATGTATCCATGCACTGGAGGAGCCCTTAATGTGAATACTATCTCTGATGGAGAACTGTTTTCATGCACAACCttaaaattatacacacacaaaaagtcatCCAAGTAAAAACAAGACAATTTCTTCTTTAATTCTATTCTGAATTTCTCACTTCTAATCCTGGGACAGTAAATCATGGATTATTTATCCACCGGTTTGGCTGGAATTCTCTATTTATAAACATTATATCTGCAAATGCCTACCACAATGCATTTCCAGTATTATATTAAGTAGATGCATGTTAGGTAATACTGCATGAGAAAGTGTTTCAAAACCCAAAACATATCCCATAAGATCTCtcaactgaaaaaacaaaaacaaaaaacatcatgAGTTAATTACCTAAGaactgtggaatgctgcttggAATGATGATTTCACAATCAGCACAATAATGTACAACATGAGCCTCCTTGTGGTAGTTACTTTAATGGTGAAAATGATcccaacaggtgcagagaaaaatGTTAACCAGAATAGGCCAAAGCTAATGCTTCTGAACTGATGCTTTTAAAACTCCAAGCCatatcctcagcttgtgtaaactgACAGACCCTTTGTAAATAAGCAAATATTTTGGATACAATttaagtttttttccccaatatttgtTATTGGTTCACCTGCCATGAAACTGCAAATACACtgataaattatttaaaactacCTGGTTTTCTTGTAGTGTTGATAATCACAGTGTCTCTGCAGCTTAATTTTCTCAAGTATCAGTACTCAGGGAATCAAAGCCTATGGTCTCTGTCTTATTTTAACAGATagattttttctcctttctagtGATGGGAGGCATGCTAGTGTCAGAGTGCTGGGCTACCTGAAGTCTATAGCCCTTTCTGCACTGATGCCAGCAGATTCTCAAGTGCGGACACCATAATTGGAGTTACTCTCCAAAATTAATATCTAGCAATAATTTAAATTAGTTAGGTTAAAGGTGACAGTTTTGTGGAACTGAGGCATTAAAAGGGCTTGCTATGCCTGGGAAACAGGAATAAAGAAGAAAATCCATTACAGATAGAAGATTAAAGCTAAATTTTAACTCACCTGCAATTTCCCCTTACTGATTTTAACTGGTTTTCCTTCTTCAACTAAGAGGTTGTTATTATGTACAATATTTGGTGGACGCTGATGACTTTCCAAGTACATACGAACATGCATTCGAGCATCCTGGTGGATATCCTTAGCATAAACTGTAAAGTTAAATGTGTCAAAAAGGTTGTTACTGTCATCATGCCTATAAATCACATGTCCCCTTTTTAGGTCAAGTTGAGTAAAGGAATCTGTTGCTAGATTTTTTACATAGATTCTTCCATGTTTTGGAGATAAGAATATCTCATAAATAATCTCATGATCCCTTCTAATGTCTTGGTTTGTGATGGCACTAAGGTTAGTTGTTGTAatagttttctcttttcctttttggaCCAATAAGCCTGTGTTGTTTGCTAGTCTAACATAGGGATCTGAAGCACTCACTTCTAGAAGGGAAGATGTGTAGTGTTTGCCATCAGTTACAAATAACACAAAGCGCCCATAATCTGCACCACTATGTATAAATAGGACTCGCTTTTGCTCCAGGTCTTCTTGCTTGAATTGATAGAGTCTGTGAGTGGTATCATTCACTAGAGTCAAGTCTCCATTTGGAATGCCACGCCTAGTGTACAGCAACTGCCCGTCATCAAAATCAGAATCAGGATCGTGGTAGCATAGGTCTGCCAAGGTCAATAAGTGCTGCCCATTCTTAACTACATGAAATACCTTATCAACCACACGTACTGGTTTCTCATCATTCTTCAGCTCAACAGAAATATTAAATCTTATCTCTGCTGATAAAGGTTCTGTTCCAGCAGCAGAGCTCACCCATTCTCCTGATTCTTTGGTGGATGCTATGAGGAGAAATTCATCGTACCTAGTTTCAGTGTCATCATGGACATACATAAGGCGTTCACCCATTATATCTTGGTTACTGAAAGTGATGAGGTTATCATTACTTTCTGGTGAATCTGAAAAGTTAATGAGTTTTAATTTCCCATGTTGAGGACTCTTTGTAACTGTATATTGAAAGGCCTTATTATCCAGGGTTTCTGCAAACAATCTGCTTTTTGTTATTAGCATTCCTTCACCTTCAGTTATGGTCAAGCCGttgtttgtcaaaataatgctTGTGAGATCTGCTTTAATGTTGATTTTGAAATCACAGACATTTGACTCCAAATATTTCGTAAAAATTAGGAATCTAAATGAATCCTGAGTGTTCTCATGGGGTCTGTCGATTAATTCATATTCTACTTCATGATCTATAATGCTTTTTTGGCtaaaagttgaattttttttcaaggcTTGGTTGTTAAGGAGCATTTGCCCTTTCTTGGGTAAGGACAACAACTTATAATTAAGTTCATTTTCAGGTATTTCTATATCCACCATCACAGCAAAAAGATTATCTGAAGTTagacatttcttttttgtttttccgATTTCTAGAGGAACACGTTTCAATAAATTATACCTCAACCATTTCACTGTGACTGGAAACATAAGCTCATCACTGATTTTGTTTCCAATACGAACCTTAAATTTAAAGTGTTCTGTAACATTTTCCAGCTGCAATGCTTTGAAAATACTGTAGTACCTCACACGGCTGCGCTCAATGGAGCGCTGAGAAAAAGTGTTTACTTGCTTCCACTCTCCACTAGAATGTTGCCTTTGAATTTCACCAAATTGGGGTGATTCTGTGATCTCATATCGTATCTCCATCTCTTGCTGAATGGCATTTGTTTCAACTGCCAAGTGGCTGAGTGTGATCAAAGCGGCATTGCCTTGTAGCACTTTTATTCCTGTGTTATTGACCACTTTATAATCCAAAGGAACAGCCATGACACGCAACACAACTGTGTTGCTCACTTTCTCTCCATCACTTGCTCGCAGCACAATCCTTGAGTTCTTGACCCCAGTATGGACAAAGAAAATGTTGCCTTCTTTTAAGTCCTCATTAGAAAAAGTAGTAATGGCTCTCTCGGGATTCTTGGAATTTTCTAAAAATCCTGCTTCTGTATTCAGATTTCCAAGTACTGAAAGACTGAGATCAGCAGACTCTGTGTCTTGATCTGAAACCTTTATTAGGTCAGCAGTCAAGAGTTTCTTTGAGTTCTCtaacaaaaaaaataagtttcCCTCAGGGAGCATAAGTTCAGGAGCATCATTTGTCGGAGTGATGGCAATCCTAAACACATACTGCTCATTTCCTTGCAGATATGAAGGCATGTCCTTTTTACTACTGgcagaaatggaaaaagtaaaatTATCGTAAGTGTCCTCAGAACCATCATGGACATATACAACTCTTCCTTGCCACAGGTCTAACATAGTAAATGTGCCCTTGTCCTGCTCTGGTTCAACCCCTAATTTCAAGTAACCATGAGAGGGCtgctcctttattttaaaaaatatctgtgacTGACGAACCCCTAATTTCTTAAACTCTAAATTTACTTTAATATGTTTAGATTCAAGTGGAGCTTGTCCACCCTCTGGGACAATCAAGTTATTTAGAACCAAGAAATGGCCACTATCCTCTTTGCCTTGGGGTTTGGAGATTTCAGGAAAATTGACAGAAGTGGTGGCTGCTGTTACAAGAGGAGTCTTTTCTGTTGTCACTACAGAAGAATGTGTCTTAAAAGAATTCTCTGTTTTGCATCCAGCTGAAACATCCTTTGTAACCAGAACATTCTTTAACGATCTCTTTTCTGAATTGGCTTTCAGGTCTCTTAAGCAACCTTTGAAGGATCCTCCTCTGGCATATTTTCCAGAAACTGAAGTTAACTCTAACTTTATCACTTCTGCCCGTGTGCTGTCATCTACACCACCTACAAAGAGTGGCCCTTTAAGAAGGGGTATCTTGATGTGGGAAGGCAGTGATGTTTTCACCATTTCTCCATCTATCATCAGCTGCAAATATTGTGTGGTAAATTTTAACTCAATGGAGTGCCACTTATTATCACTGACTGACTTAAGAGAGGAAAGCTGCATTCTACTTTTACTCTTTCCAATATGGGCCTTAATTTGTCCATCCTCAATTTCCATTGCAATGAAATCTCCTGCTCGTCCAGAATGATAAAGCAGCAAACCTCGCTGAGCTGAGGTCCGTATTGCACACTCCAAGTGTCCTTCACCCTGGACATTCCACAGCTGGAAAGAAACATAGGATTTGGAACTAAACAAACTGATAGGCTCATCTTCACTGGCAAAGAATTCATCACTGCATCCCAGTGACACTTCATGAACATTTC
It contains:
- the LOC102936860 gene encoding chondroitin sulfate proteoglycan 4 isoform X2 → MAPGCRSPGGGLPGALLLLLALSLRALAVSFYGDSYVELNIAESSTRTSLQLRFRTSKPHGLLFLAAGKEDHCLVELHSGYLKLRMNFGAGERVLRSQRSSRLNDLAWHLVELYHENDNVTLVIDKHYRTSTKMPGILYQLNIEHGLYIGGSGTLDVPYLDRALTNFRGCIDDVLFNQHEILMSLRPYPGFRNVHEVSLGCSDEFFASEDEPISLFSSKSYVSFQLWNVQGEGHLECAIRTSAQRGLLLYHSGRAGDFIAMEIEDGQIKAHIGKSKSRMQLSSLKSVSDNKWHSIELKFTTQYLQLMIDGEMVKTSLPSHIKIPLLKGPLFVGGVDDSTRAEVIKLELTSVSGKYARGGSFKGCLRDLKANSEKRSLKNVLVTKDVSAGCKTENSFKTHSSVVTTEKTPLVTAATTSVNFPEISKPQGKEDSGHFLVLNNLIVPEGGQAPLESKHIKVNLEFKKLGVRQSQIFFKIKEQPSHGYLKLGVEPEQDKGTFTMLDLWQGRVVYVHDGSEDTYDNFTFSISASSKKDMPSYLQGNEQYVFRIAITPTNDAPELMLPEGNLFFLLENSKKLLTADLIKVSDQDTESADLSLSVLGNLNTEAGFLENSKNPERAITTFSNEDLKEGNIFFVHTGVKNSRIVLRASDGEKVSNTVVLRVMAVPLDYKVVNNTGIKVLQGNAALITLSHLAVETNAIQQEMEIRYEITESPQFGEIQRQHSSGEWKQVNTFSQRSIERSRVRYYSIFKALQLENVTEHFKFKVRIGNKISDELMFPVTVKWLRYNLLKRVPLEIGKTKKKCLTSDNLFAVMVDIEIPENELNYKLLSLPKKGQMLLNNQALKKNSTFSQKSIIDHEVEYELIDRPHENTQDSFRFLIFTKYLESNVCDFKINIKADLTSIILTNNGLTITEGEGMLITKSRLFAETLDNKAFQYTVTKSPQHGKLKLINFSDSPESNDNLITFSNQDIMGERLMYVHDDTETRYDEFLLIASTKESGEWVSSAAGTEPLSAEIRFNISVELKNDEKPVRVVDKVFHVVKNGQHLLTLADLCYHDPDSDFDDGQLLYTRRGIPNGDLTLVNDTTHRLYQFKQEDLEQKRVLFIHSGADYGRFVLFVTDGKHYTSSLLEVSASDPYVRLANNTGLLVQKGKEKTITTTNLSAITNQDIRRDHEIIYEIFLSPKHGRIYVKNLATDSFTQLDLKRGHVIYRHDDSNNLFDTFNFTVYAKDIHQDARMHVRMYLESHQRPPNIVHNNNLLVEEGKPVKISKGKLQVVHENSSPSEIVFTLRAPPVHGYIRKFASEEGYLGAEQKPVLTFTQQDIDDGNIQYVQTVSDQLQDHFSLDVTNGIRVVSGIEISVDVIPKLIPLEVQNFTVIEGGSKALVEDYLKISNQHFTGLNCEFILVEPPKNGHVGNFRFPGVKLTKFTKKQVEQELIYYIHDDSEGLTDNFTVIANNTELWKQSLPQTIFVTVTSVNDEAPVISTNKILRVWVGSVTEITVDDLCAEDKDSSASELVYSITQPSNGHLALKSSPNKSILNFTQAHIMEGQLVFVHNGAMSGGFNFQVTDGLNFAPRQIFSITARTLVISLEINKGLGVFPGSRKLISAHDLKAVTNDVANIGNRTITFTIVRAPKLGRLIRTDSDKTTQDISTFTQSMVDEGLIIYEHTHNEAVGWSAEDSFTFTVSSPPAALDLQVFHVAISYEINRHDQSSRLLANTDFQVVIFTFQYRESSDL
- the LOC102936860 gene encoding chondroitin sulfate proteoglycan 4 isoform X1, producing the protein MAPGCRSPGGGLPGALLLLLALSLRALAVSFYGDSYVELNIAESSTRTSLQLRFRTSKPHGLLFLAAGKEDHCLVELHSGYLKLRMNFGAGERVLRSQRSSRLNDLAWHLVELYHENDNVTLVIDKHYRTSTKMPGILYQLNIEHGLYIGGSGTLDVPYLDRALTNFRGCIDDVLFNQHEILMSLRPYPGFRNVHEVSLGCSDEFFASEDEPISLFSSKSYVSFQLWNVQGEGHLECAIRTSAQRGLLLYHSGRAGDFIAMEIEDGQIKAHIGKSKSRMQLSSLKSVSDNKWHSIELKFTTQYLQLMIDGEMVKTSLPSHIKIPLLKGPLFVGGVDDSTRAEVIKLELTSVSGKYARGGSFKGCLRDLKANSEKRSLKNVLVTKDVSAGCKTENSFKTHSSVVTTEKTPLVTAATTSVNFPEISKPQGKEDSGHFLVLNNLIVPEGGQAPLESKHIKVNLEFKKLGVRQSQIFFKIKEQPSHGYLKLGVEPEQDKGTFTMLDLWQGRVVYVHDGSEDTYDNFTFSISASSKKDMPSYLQGNEQYVFRIAITPTNDAPELMLPEGNLFFLLENSKKLLTADLIKVSDQDTESADLSLSVLGNLNTEAGFLENSKNPERAITTFSNEDLKEGNIFFVHTGVKNSRIVLRASDGEKVSNTVVLRVMAVPLDYKVVNNTGIKVLQGNAALITLSHLAVETNAIQQEMEIRYEITESPQFGEIQRQHSSGEWKQVNTFSQRSIERSRVRYYSIFKALQLENVTEHFKFKVRIGNKISDELMFPVTVKWLRYNLLKRVPLEIGKTKKKCLTSDNLFAVMVDIEIPENELNYKLLSLPKKGQMLLNNQALKKNSTFSQKSIIDHEVEYELIDRPHENTQDSFRFLIFTKYLESNVCDFKINIKADLTSIILTNNGLTITEGEGMLITKSRLFAETLDNKAFQYTVTKSPQHGKLKLINFSDSPESNDNLITFSNQDIMGERLMYVHDDTETRYDEFLLIASTKESGEWVSSAAGTEPLSAEIRFNISVELKNDEKPVRVVDKVFHVVKNGQHLLTLADLCYHDPDSDFDDGQLLYTRRGIPNGDLTLVNDTTHRLYQFKQEDLEQKRVLFIHSGADYGRFVLFVTDGKHYTSSLLEVSASDPYVRLANNTGLLVQKGKEKTITTTNLSAITNQDIRRDHEIIYEIFLSPKHGRIYVKNLATDSFTQLDLKRGHVIYRHDDSNNLFDTFNFTVYAKDIHQDARMHVRMYLESHQRPPNIVHNNNLLVEEGKPVKISKGKLQVVHENSSPSEIVFTLRAPPVHGYIRKFASEEGYLGAEQKPVLTFTQQDIDDGNIQYVQTVSDQLQDHFSLDVTNGIRVVSGIEISVDVIPKLIPLEVQNFTVIEGGSKALVEDYLKISNQHFTGLNCEFILVEPPKNGHVGNFRFPGVKLTKFTKKQVEQELIYYIHDDSEGLTDNFTVIANNTELWKQSLPQTIFVTVTSVNDEAPVISTNKILRVWVGSVTEITVDDLCAEDKDSSASELVYSITQPSNGHLALKSSPNKSILNFTQAHIMEGQLVFVHNGAMSGGFNFQVTDGLNFAPRQIFSITARTLVISLEINKGLGVFPGSRKLISAHDLKAVTNDVANIGNRTITFTIVRAPKLGRLIRTDSDKTTQDISTFTQSMVDEGLIIYEHTHNEAVGWSAEDSFTFTVSSPPAALDLQVFHVAISYEINRHDQSSRLLANTGAIVQEGGKVLINKTNLDASNLLAKLPDMQRSIYEVWYQVISLPQHGIIVVGERNITKEKPNFSQYILNKFGIVYMHDNSESLADHFTFAVWLNLKSKSATKPDTDVLEEMFNITIVPVNDQVPELKTKGLRLKVLQGDTSVLGPENLKVEDLDNSPGEIKYTVISNPTNGYLSMMNNLSTSIQDFTQADVDSGRVWFVQDGSSSSGVFYFSVTDGKHRPLYKLFNLEVTPVSLTLVNLTDVVLPQGQTSVTITNVQLSATTNGKSTDISYEITVPFKYGHLLIGSEQVTKFEQADLHSGRLSYLMTNLSASRDILEFMLFTSESNLTGQVLNITAGPLVKAASDLKIPSRMVYKLRIKDLDATELANLTNSNPKFEVIVPPAHGRIVRRRSINDATFVGINLFTQNDIDRGVVLVDIDANMTGTDMLNDSFTFILRADDVQPAVGYFQYVIVPYDPLLVQGFTSQGPFLTYTDTLKIHTTSKDEPPVSQQDEGHMEAPGKTVQIRWQNRNRWGNQNEEDSLLNGEPVENRSARTEVTVKANAKSPKVKPRENSNPLSIIIPLTSVALLLIAAVISVCFFLMCHKTEKAKSLIKNQTQTVPSTPGLSPERSLTIPMVTVTPLPKGAANCTATPFVAVRCKQLPPTPVASAEKNSLQNSWLNLDPEMLQHCRKTNPALKHNQYWV